A genomic segment from Nicotiana sylvestris chromosome 1, ASM39365v2, whole genome shotgun sequence encodes:
- the LOC104239300 gene encoding protein SHORT HYPOCOTYL IN WHITE LIGHT 1, with amino-acid sequence MESTIKSLHHFHFPLYKNYHSNSLNPHTQFTHLHFNHRPLSSFHLQASGRRISNFPQRGDDLVGDSRNWRRDRGSVVTGDYMYEEYEDEDDEDEEEEDRSLDLLVKFVQNVFKKLSRKARKAVRSVLPVSISSQLVAFSVNGVIILTFLWLSKAVLEVFCTLGSVVFASILLIRGVWTGISYLQNNHNHRTDDDDRRAWSGVQPAS; translated from the exons ATGGAGTCCACCATAAAATCCCTTCATCATTTTCACTTTCCTCTTTACAAAAATTACCATTCCAACTCCCTAAACCCTCATACCCAATTTACCCATCTTCATTTTAATCACCGTCCACTCTCTAGTTTTCACCTTCAAGCCTCAGGACGACGCATTTCCAATTTTCCTCAG AGAGGTGATGATTTGGTTGGGGATTCACGAAATTGGAGGCGTGATCGAGGCAGCGTAGTGACTGGAGACTATATGTATGAAGAGTACGAAGATGAAGATGATGAAGACGAAGAAGAGGAGGATCGAAGTTTAGATCTGCTGGTTAAATTTGTTCAGAACGTTTTCAAAAAGCTTTCTCGAAAAGCTAGGAAAGCTGTCCGGTCCGTTTTGCCTGTTTCAATTTCCAGTCAATTG gtggcattttctgttaatggAGTtataattttgacatttttgtggCTATCGAAGGCAGTTCTTGAG GTATTTTGCACCCTCGGGAGCGTAGTTTTTGCTAGTATCTTACTTATTCGAGGAGTATGGACAGGCATATCATACTTACAAAATAATCACAACCATAGGACAGACGATGATGATCGTCGTGCATGGAGCGGGGTGCAACCTGCGAGTTAA